The genomic window TGCAAGCAAAAGCACCGAATACCTGGAAACCGGCTGGCTCGGACGATTCCTGGACGAAGAGTGCTACCGCTGCGAACATCCCACCCAGGCGCTGGAAGTGGATGATATGCTGAGCCTGGCCCTGAAAGGAGAAAACAATAAGGCTTTCGCTTTTAAAGATCCGAAGAGACTGTACCAGACCAGCCAGGAAAAATATTTTAAGTCGCTGTACGATCACCACCACGATGATGAGACGGTATCCTATCTGTATCAGACCTTAGGTTCAACCATCAACAATGCAGGCTATATTTTTGAAAAAAGCAAAGCAAAAAAAACCGACGAAGCCTATCCGAATTCACAGTTGGGGAAAGATTTCAAAACCGTAGCGTCTTTAATAAAGTCTGATATCAACACCCGGGTATATTATCTTTCGATCGGCAGTTTTGATACCCATGTCAATCAAAATGAAAGACAGCAGAAACTTTTTACGGATATCAATGACGCTGTAAAATCTTTCGTAGCCGATATGAAAAACAACGGTCTTTTCGATGATATTCTGCTGATGACCTTCTCCGAATTCGGAAGACGGGTTGCCCAGAATGCCAGCAACGGAACCGATCATGGAACAGCTAACCAGATGTTCTTCATCAGCGGCGGCCTGAAGAAAAAAGGATTACTAAACGCCCTCCCCGATTTGCAGCATCTCAACGAGGGAGATTTAATCTATTCTGAAGATTTCAGGAAAGTGTATGCAACCATCCTAAAGAATTGGCTGCATGCGGATTCGTCCAAAGTTTTGGGCTGGAAAAACGGAGTTTATGATTTTGTGTAAAGGTGGCTTTGATGGCCTCAATATATATTTGCTAGTGTAAAGTTTAACGCTACCGACGCTAAAAAGAATTTAGATTTCCAGCCGCAGATTTTCGTTCATAAGTGTATTTCATTCAGCAAATGATCATTGTGGATATTTGAATTATCCTACTGTGCAGATTAGCCGAATTTTACTAAAACGAAAAAGAGGCTTTCGTCAATTGAAAGCCTCTTTTTTATAATTTTAAATAAAACTACTTCTGATTAATGGGTTGGTGCCGGCAGTTTTTTCGGTTCTTTCGGCTGACTTTTCTGGTCAATCTTTTCCGATATTTTTTTAACGATAAACTCAATAACCAAAGGGGCTACCATTGCGACAACTGCTTTTAATATTCTGGATCTCATAATGTTTATTTTTATTGGATCAAGCAATACAATTTCTGAGCCATTATCATCCGTTGTGGTACAAGATTCTACAGAACAATGCAGGATGAATTCTTGCGCAGGATTAGGTATCATCAAAAGTTTACCTTTCTCCTTGCAGCTATTGTGTCTTTAACGCAAAGTTTGATTATTATTCCTGCATTAACAGAAGAGCCAAAGAAATGATCAGCAAGCTGATCTGACGAAGCATGCGTAATAATCCTGTTGCTTTAACTTGCTTCTTTAAAAACGAACAGAATGACGATCAGACTTTACGTTAAATTTACTAATTAAGCTTTTAGTCCGACCACCTCAATCTTCATCCGGAATGATGAGTTCCTTATAGTTTTTCAGGCCGGCCTTAAATTTTTCTTCAAGCCGCAGCCTCAGCTTTCTGGGCTTATGAACAACCAGGCATTCCCCAAAACCCAACAACAGGCGCTCCAGTTCGAAATTTAGCTGGACGCAGATTTTAAAGACGGTTCCTTTTTCAGTTTCGTTTACGATTTCCTGGCTGCTGTGGAATGGTTTAGTCTTTACGTAAGGCGCATTGGAAGAATCTACGAAAAACACGACATTCCTCGGAGCCATGGTCGGAGAAACGCTTACGCCGACGATATCTTTGAAGTATTCATCGCCATCGAGATTCAGATCAATATACTCGACTTTTTCTTCCACCTGAATATCCTCCATCCTGTCCAGAGCGAGGTTGTATTCTTTTCCCTTATGAAGGCAGATCATGAACCACCGGTTATTAAACTCTTTTAGCAGCTGCGGGTGCGCCACATAAGAATCGGATTCCCTTGCCTTAAAGCTTCTGTAGGTAATCCTCAGTACTTTTTTATGAAGAATAGCGTCATACAGCGCATCAATATATTCCAGTCCTTTCAGCTGTTCGTTTTTATCAAGATGAATGATCGATTTCTGGTTGGTCGAATGAATAGAATCCTCCAGCTTCTGGATTACCCCGTTCATTTCCTTGAACATCGAAAAATCCTTGAACTGCTTCAGGATCTGCACCGCATTGTTCATCGCCTTCAGGTCGCTTTCATTTACCGAAATATTATGGATGCTGTAGTCGGGATCGCTGTACCGGTAGTATTTCCGTTCATAGACTTCAATCGGGGCTTCATAACCGAATTTCTCGCTCCGCATGTTCTGCAGGTCGAGCTGCACGGTCCGTCTGCTGACAAAAGATTCTTTGCCTTCAAATTCAAAAAGCGCTTCCGAACACTCGTCAATAAGATCATCAAGGGTATATTTCCGG from Chryseobacterium sp. SORGH_AS_0447 includes these protein-coding regions:
- a CDS encoding DUF1501 domain-containing protein — translated: MQIKRREFLKISSLATASLLMPNFLKAMTFDDALEPRQKILVVLQFTGGNDGLNTIIPTRNDIYFRERNKIAIRNSLQLTDEAGINPALSYFKELYDNGELSVMNNVGYPNPDKSHFRSMDIWHSASKSTEYLETGWLGRFLDEECYRCEHPTQALEVDDMLSLALKGENNKAFAFKDPKRLYQTSQEKYFKSLYDHHHDDETVSYLYQTLGSTINNAGYIFEKSKAKKTDEAYPNSQLGKDFKTVASLIKSDINTRVYYLSIGSFDTHVNQNERQQKLFTDINDAVKSFVADMKNNGLFDDILLMTFSEFGRRVAQNASNGTDHGTANQMFFISGGLKKKGLLNALPDLQHLNEGDLIYSEDFRKVYATILKNWLHADSSKVLGWKNGVYDFV
- a CDS encoding YafY family protein; amino-acid sequence: MSSNKNALIRYKTLDKCLKNKYRKYTLDDLIDECSEALFEFEGKESFVSRRTVQLDLQNMRSEKFGYEAPIEVYERKYYRYSDPDYSIHNISVNESDLKAMNNAVQILKQFKDFSMFKEMNGVIQKLEDSIHSTNQKSIIHLDKNEQLKGLEYIDALYDAILHKKVLRITYRSFKARESDSYVAHPQLLKEFNNRWFMICLHKGKEYNLALDRMEDIQVEEKVEYIDLNLDGDEYFKDIVGVSVSPTMAPRNVVFFVDSSNAPYVKTKPFHSSQEIVNETEKGTVFKICVQLNFELERLLLGFGECLVVHKPRKLRLRLEEKFKAGLKNYKELIIPDED